From a single Arthrobacter sp. SLBN-112 genomic region:
- the narH gene encoding nitrate reductase subunit beta, whose protein sequence is MRVMAQMGMVMNLDKCIGCHTCSVTCKQAWTNRAGTEYVWFNNVETRPGQGYPRRYEDQDKWRGGWDLNKRGKLVLKAGGRVRKMFGLFASPVQPELKDYYEPWTYDYKTLVDAPLGDDFPVARPKSLITGEDTKITWSANWDDNLGGSAENGHLDPLVEKVRRESEDKIKFAYEQTFMFYLPRICEHCLNPSCMASCPSGAIYKRVEDGIVLVDQDKCRGWRQCVTGCPYKKIYFNHKTGKAEKCTFCYPRVEVGIPTVCSETCVGRLRYLGLFLYDADAVTAAASVTDPQELYDAQMDVLLDPNDPVVQAAARAQDIPADWIDAARRSPVYALAKVYKVALPLHPEYRTMPMVWYVPPLSPVVDLLRDQGHDGEDHGNLFGAIDALRIPVEYLAELFTAGDADRVTAVLRKLAAMRSFMRGISLGNDPDESIAESVGMDGQTMYEMYRLMAIAKYEERYVIPKAHVEQAHDLEEMGCSLDFDGGPGMQDSSPFGEASGRPVPVAVDTFNALKDRQTTDGIAAGTSLKGRVNLLNWDGRGAPPGLFPDKGPEPEPGTLAAAEDQP, encoded by the coding sequence ATGCGAGTCATGGCTCAAATGGGCATGGTGATGAACCTGGACAAGTGCATCGGCTGCCACACGTGTTCGGTCACCTGCAAGCAGGCCTGGACCAACCGGGCAGGCACCGAATACGTCTGGTTCAACAACGTGGAAACGCGCCCCGGGCAAGGGTATCCGCGCCGCTACGAGGACCAGGACAAGTGGCGCGGCGGCTGGGACCTGAACAAGCGCGGCAAGCTGGTCCTCAAGGCCGGCGGCCGGGTGCGGAAGATGTTCGGGCTGTTCGCCAGCCCGGTCCAGCCCGAGCTCAAGGACTACTACGAGCCCTGGACCTACGACTACAAAACCCTGGTGGACGCGCCCCTGGGTGACGATTTCCCGGTGGCCCGGCCCAAGTCCCTGATCACCGGGGAGGACACCAAGATCACGTGGTCCGCCAACTGGGACGACAACCTGGGCGGTTCCGCTGAGAATGGCCATTTGGATCCGCTGGTGGAGAAGGTCCGGCGGGAGTCCGAGGACAAGATCAAGTTCGCCTACGAGCAGACGTTCATGTTCTACCTGCCGCGGATCTGCGAGCACTGCCTGAACCCGTCCTGCATGGCCTCGTGCCCCTCCGGCGCGATCTACAAGCGGGTGGAGGACGGGATTGTCCTGGTGGACCAGGACAAGTGCCGCGGCTGGCGGCAGTGCGTCACCGGCTGCCCGTACAAGAAGATCTACTTCAACCACAAGACCGGCAAGGCGGAGAAGTGCACCTTCTGCTACCCCCGGGTGGAGGTGGGGATCCCCACGGTATGCTCCGAGACCTGCGTGGGCCGGCTGCGGTACCTGGGGCTGTTCCTGTACGACGCCGATGCCGTCACCGCCGCGGCGTCCGTCACCGATCCGCAGGAACTCTACGACGCCCAGATGGACGTGCTGCTGGACCCCAACGATCCCGTGGTCCAGGCCGCCGCCCGGGCGCAGGACATCCCGGCGGACTGGATCGACGCCGCCCGGCGCTCGCCGGTGTACGCCCTTGCAAAGGTCTACAAGGTGGCGCTGCCGCTGCACCCCGAGTACCGGACCATGCCGATGGTCTGGTACGTGCCGCCGCTCTCGCCGGTGGTGGACCTGCTGCGGGACCAGGGGCACGACGGCGAGGACCACGGCAACCTGTTCGGCGCCATTGACGCGCTGCGCATCCCGGTGGAATACCTGGCCGAGCTGTTCACGGCCGGGGACGCGGACCGGGTCACGGCGGTGCTGCGGAAGCTGGCGGCCATGCGTTCGTTCATGCGCGGGATCAGCCTGGGCAACGATCCGGATGAGTCCATCGCCGAGTCCGTGGGCATGGACGGGCAGACCATGTACGAGATGTACCGGCTGATGGCCATCGCGAAGTACGAGGAGCGGTACGTCATTCCCAAGGCGCACGTGGAGCAGGCGCACGACCTGGAGGAGATGGGCTGCTCGCTGGATTTCGACGGCGGCCCGGGCATGCAGGATTCCTCGCCTTTTGGTGAGGCGAGCGGCAGGCCCGTCCCGGTTGCCGTGGATACCTTCAACGCCCTCAAGGACCGGCAGACCACCGATGGAATCGCGGCGGGCACCAGCCTCAAAGGCCGGGTGAACCTGCTGAACTGGGACGGCCGCGGGGCACCTCCTGGACTCTTTCCGGACAAGGGGCCTGAGCCGGAGCCGGGAACCCTGGCAGCGGCGGAGGACCAGCCGTGA
- the narJ gene encoding nitrate reductase molybdenum cofactor assembly chaperone, which translates to MSRRDQVVYLAGAWCLTYPDEDLVQRVPLVRAALSEFPGALPAFAPVLDLLETTPPMELQAQYVREFDLGRRHALHLSYWTDGDTRRRGEVLGLFKEAYRHSGVLVDLDGELPDYLPMVLEFAARVDPAAGRTLLQRYRASLEMLRLGLLRDDLPHAAILAAICATLPGKSPKDEQEVMRMAGYGPPTERVGLDPYDPRLLPVRGS; encoded by the coding sequence GTGAGCCGCCGGGACCAGGTGGTGTACCTTGCCGGGGCCTGGTGCCTGACCTATCCGGATGAGGATCTGGTGCAGCGGGTTCCCCTGGTGCGGGCCGCGCTGTCCGAGTTCCCCGGTGCGCTGCCCGCATTCGCACCGGTGCTGGACCTCCTGGAAACCACCCCGCCCATGGAACTGCAGGCCCAGTACGTCCGCGAGTTCGACCTGGGCCGGCGGCACGCCCTGCACCTGAGCTACTGGACGGACGGGGACACCCGCCGCCGCGGTGAAGTGCTGGGACTGTTCAAGGAGGCCTACCGGCACAGCGGCGTCCTGGTGGACCTGGACGGGGAGCTGCCCGACTACCTGCCCATGGTGCTGGAATTCGCCGCCCGGGTGGATCCCGCCGCCGGACGGACATTGTTGCAGCGATACCGGGCCAGCCTGGAAATGCTCCGGCTCGGGCTGCTGCGGGACGACCTGCCGCATGCCGCGATCCTGGCTGCCATCTGCGCCACTTTGCCCGGGAAGTCTCCCAAGGACGAGCAGGAAGTGATGCGCATGGCCGGCTACGGTCCACCCACCGAACGCGTGGGACTGGATCCCTACGACCCACGGCTGCTGCCGGTCAGGGGGTCATGA
- the narI gene encoding respiratory nitrate reductase subunit gamma codes for MPALNGTFATEPGAAVVLNSWDTVLWGVLPYVMAVVLVGGLIWRYKYDQFGWTTRSSQLYESRLLRIASPLFHFGLLAVIAGHFFGLVIPMAWTQAVGMSQEFYHFNALLVGGIAGVATLGGIALLIYRRRTTGPVFMATTKNDKTMYVVLTAAIVFGLWTTLASIFEGEHGHNYRETVAPWFRSLFIFQPDIAAMAAAPFSFHLHTLVGMALFVIWPFTRLVHAFTAPLHYLFRPYIVYRSRDRETKGRGWSAVGTPDRDTRNR; via the coding sequence ATGCCGGCACTCAACGGGACGTTCGCGACCGAGCCAGGCGCCGCCGTCGTCCTTAACTCCTGGGACACCGTCCTGTGGGGCGTCCTGCCCTACGTCATGGCGGTGGTGCTGGTGGGCGGGCTCATCTGGCGGTACAAATACGACCAGTTCGGTTGGACCACCAGGTCCTCCCAGCTCTACGAGTCCAGGCTCCTGCGGATCGCCTCCCCGCTGTTCCACTTCGGGCTGCTGGCCGTCATCGCCGGGCACTTCTTCGGCCTGGTGATCCCGATGGCGTGGACCCAGGCGGTGGGCATGAGCCAGGAGTTCTACCACTTCAACGCCCTGCTGGTGGGCGGCATCGCCGGGGTGGCAACGCTGGGCGGCATTGCCCTGCTGATCTACCGGCGCCGCACCACCGGGCCGGTCTTCATGGCCACCACCAAGAACGACAAGACCATGTATGTGGTGCTGACCGCTGCCATCGTCTTCGGTTTGTGGACCACGCTGGCCAGCATCTTCGAAGGCGAACATGGGCACAACTACCGGGAGACGGTGGCGCCCTGGTTCCGGTCGCTGTTCATCTTCCAGCCGGACATCGCGGCGATGGCGGCTGCGCCGTTCTCCTTCCACCTGCACACCCTGGTGGGAATGGCGCTGTTTGTCATCTGGCCGTTTACGCGGCTGGTGCACGCCTTCACCGCGCCCCTGCACTACCTCTTCCGCCCGTACATCGTCTACCGCTCGCGGGACAGGGAAACGAAGGGCCGGGGCTGGTCCGCCGTGGGCACGCCGGACAGGGACACCCGCAACCGCTGA
- a CDS encoding MFS transporter — MAGSTSTPGTGRALNLALATAASVAGFWAWNSVATLGAFYTKNLELTPATTGILVAMPVFVGSLGRIVVGTLTDKYGGRAMFTVVLLAAIPPLLLVSVGGLLSSFALVLGAGLLLGVAGTVFAVGIPFVSAWYEPARRGFATGVFGAGMGGTALAAFLNPRLVAGIGYFPTHLLIAGVLAAMAVLVWFLMKESPDWAPNHAPVLPKLLDAARTSVTWKMCFLYAVVFGGFVSFATYLPTYLRDVYSFDPAGAGARTAGFALAAVLARPVGGVLADKLGPKPVVIAALGAVAVLGWVVNLRPDGEVPAGATFVAMAGALGLGTGGVFAWVGVLSPAGKVGSISGIVSAAGGLGGYFPPLVMGATYDAATRSYSIGLLLLVGTAFVALLFTLLAVQPRAGAPAVQHAP, encoded by the coding sequence GTGGCCGGATCAACATCAACGCCAGGCACCGGCAGGGCGCTGAACCTGGCGCTTGCGACGGCGGCATCCGTGGCGGGTTTCTGGGCATGGAACTCCGTGGCCACGCTCGGCGCGTTCTACACCAAAAACCTTGAACTGACGCCGGCCACCACCGGGATCCTGGTGGCCATGCCGGTGTTTGTCGGTTCCCTGGGCAGGATCGTGGTGGGCACCCTGACCGATAAATACGGCGGCCGGGCAATGTTCACCGTGGTGCTGCTGGCCGCCATCCCTCCCCTGCTCCTGGTGTCGGTCGGCGGGCTCCTGAGCTCCTTCGCGCTGGTGCTGGGGGCGGGGCTGCTGCTTGGTGTGGCGGGCACCGTGTTCGCGGTGGGGATCCCCTTCGTCAGCGCCTGGTACGAACCGGCCCGCCGGGGCTTCGCCACCGGCGTTTTCGGTGCGGGCATGGGCGGGACGGCACTGGCAGCATTCCTGAATCCCCGGCTCGTTGCCGGGATCGGATACTTTCCCACGCACCTGCTGATCGCCGGTGTTCTGGCCGCGATGGCCGTGCTGGTCTGGTTCCTCATGAAGGAATCCCCGGACTGGGCACCCAACCACGCCCCGGTGCTGCCCAAGCTCCTTGATGCCGCCAGGACGTCCGTCACCTGGAAGATGTGTTTCCTCTATGCAGTGGTCTTCGGCGGTTTCGTGTCCTTTGCCACCTACCTGCCCACCTACCTGCGGGACGTCTACAGTTTTGATCCCGCCGGTGCGGGCGCCCGCACCGCCGGTTTTGCCTTGGCCGCTGTCCTTGCCCGTCCGGTGGGCGGTGTCCTTGCCGACAAGCTCGGCCCCAAACCGGTGGTGATCGCAGCCCTTGGCGCCGTCGCGGTCCTGGGCTGGGTGGTGAACCTGCGGCCCGACGGCGAGGTGCCGGCCGGTGCCACGTTCGTTGCCATGGCGGGCGCACTGGGGTTGGGGACCGGCGGCGTCTTCGCCTGGGTAGGCGTCCTGTCGCCGGCAGGAAAGGTGGGCAGCATCAGCGGCATCGTGAGCGCTGCCGGGGGGCTGGGCGGCTACTTTCCACCGCTGGTCATGGGCGCAACGTATGATGCTGCAACGCGCAGCTATTCAATTGGGCTCCTCCTGCTGGTGGGCACGGCCTTCGTGGCCCTGCTGTTCACCCTCCTCGCGGTGCAGCCCAGGGCGGGCGCGCCGGCGGTTCAGCATGCACCGTAG
- a CDS encoding dihydrofolate reductase family protein, translating to MAQLIYSAIMSIDGYTADRDGNFNWSAPNEEVHAFINDLERDVGTYLLGRRMYQVMSVWETMGTSEDPPVIQDYARIWQGADKVVYSTSLDSAAAPRTRLERQFRPEAVQDLKDAADRNISIGGPTLAAHALKAGLVDECQFFVNPVAVGGGLRFLPDGLEARFELLDERRFGNGVVYLRYGAC from the coding sequence ATGGCGCAGCTGATCTACTCCGCAATCATGTCCATCGACGGCTACACGGCAGACAGGGACGGCAACTTCAACTGGTCTGCTCCGAACGAGGAAGTCCACGCCTTCATCAACGACCTTGAGCGGGATGTGGGCACCTACCTCCTGGGGCGGCGGATGTACCAGGTGATGTCCGTCTGGGAAACCATGGGTACGTCCGAAGACCCGCCGGTCATCCAGGACTACGCGCGCATCTGGCAGGGGGCGGACAAGGTGGTGTACTCGACGTCGCTGGACAGCGCCGCTGCACCCCGGACCAGGCTGGAGCGGCAGTTCCGCCCGGAGGCGGTGCAGGACCTGAAGGACGCCGCGGACAGGAACATCAGCATCGGCGGCCCCACCCTCGCGGCCCACGCCCTCAAGGCAGGCCTCGTGGACGAATGCCAGTTCTTCGTCAACCCGGTCGCCGTGGGCGGCGGCCTGCGCTTCCTCCCGGACGGACTGGAGGCACGGTTCGAGCTGCTGGACGAGCGGCGGTTCGGAAACGGTGTGGTGTACCTGCGCTACGGTGCATGCTGA
- a CDS encoding SDR family oxidoreductase, whose amino-acid sequence MILLIGATGDLGGRVARGLRSAGHKVRCLVRQNTDVAQLQAIGAEIIRGDLIDPATLAPACKGVDTVIATATAMSRRLQGSSQGSIRDVDQVGMEHLIDAAEAAGVGRFVYLSFAGIETAVETPLRHAKLAMERRLASSGMKTVIVRPDAFQEVHLSPTGRFDMAAGKVSVIGKGNTRTRWVATDDVAALLCAVALEADPPLLVEFGGPEPLSKNEACAMAGELMHRPMKVQHMPRLLARLAVRFLSRSRDGLSAALGAGLTADLNRPTWDDMPLRQRGINAKPVSDFLREQAQSCGA is encoded by the coding sequence ATGATCCTCCTGATCGGGGCTACAGGTGATCTGGGTGGCAGGGTTGCCAGAGGGCTTCGCTCTGCCGGACACAAAGTCCGTTGCCTGGTCCGGCAGAACACGGACGTTGCGCAACTGCAGGCAATCGGCGCCGAAATTATCCGCGGCGACCTCATCGACCCGGCCACGCTGGCGCCGGCGTGCAAAGGCGTCGATACCGTGATTGCCACGGCCACCGCCATGAGCCGCCGCCTGCAGGGCAGCAGCCAGGGCAGTATCCGGGACGTCGACCAGGTGGGCATGGAACATCTCATCGATGCTGCAGAGGCCGCGGGGGTTGGCCGCTTCGTCTACCTGTCCTTCGCCGGAATCGAAACCGCCGTTGAGACACCGCTGAGGCACGCCAAGCTGGCCATGGAGCGGCGCCTGGCTTCTTCTGGCATGAAAACCGTGATCGTGCGGCCGGACGCGTTCCAGGAAGTCCATCTCTCCCCCACCGGCCGCTTCGACATGGCCGCCGGCAAGGTGTCGGTGATCGGAAAGGGCAACACGAGGACACGATGGGTGGCGACGGATGATGTGGCCGCCCTCCTCTGCGCCGTGGCCCTGGAGGCGGACCCGCCACTGCTGGTCGAGTTTGGCGGCCCGGAGCCGCTGTCGAAGAATGAAGCCTGTGCCATGGCCGGGGAGCTGATGCACCGCCCAATGAAGGTGCAGCACATGCCGCGGCTCCTGGCGCGTCTTGCCGTAAGATTCCTCAGCCGCAGCAGGGACGGCCTCTCAGCCGCACTGGGGGCGGGCCTCACGGCAGACCTCAACAGGCCAACGTGGGACGACATGCCCCTTCGCCAACGCGGGATCAACGCCAAGCCTGTCAGCGACTTCCTCCGGGAGCAGGCACAGTCCTGCGGCGCCTGA
- the yidC gene encoding membrane protein insertase YidC, translated as MSRDKVLHCAVAWQQRADGGSVDFFTAVMEPFRWLVSAIMVAFHDGLGAVGMPAAGGWTWTLSIIGLVLVIRAALIPVFLAQVRAQRRMRLLQPDLKELQDRYKGRTDQASRQAMAQEQMALYKKHGTNPFSACLPLLIQAPFFLALFQVLSGISNASREGEGIGVMGHDQVVQFDSSSIFGAPLSASLLHGGGEPAAVAVLAVVMILVMIASQFLTQKLVASRTMAGQDSESPLMRQQQVLLYVLPVVFGVGGIFFPIGVLVYWTVSNLWTLGQQFLVSRQQ; from the coding sequence GTGAGTCGTGACAAGGTGCTCCATTGCGCAGTAGCTTGGCAGCAACGTGCGGATGGGGGATCGGTGGACTTTTTCACGGCGGTAATGGAGCCGTTCCGATGGCTGGTGTCCGCCATCATGGTGGCTTTCCACGACGGGCTGGGTGCCGTGGGCATGCCGGCTGCGGGCGGATGGACGTGGACGCTGTCCATCATCGGGTTGGTACTGGTCATCCGTGCGGCCCTGATCCCGGTGTTCCTTGCCCAGGTCCGGGCCCAGCGCAGGATGCGGCTCCTGCAGCCGGACCTGAAGGAACTCCAGGACAGGTACAAGGGCAGGACGGACCAGGCATCGCGGCAGGCCATGGCCCAGGAGCAGATGGCCCTCTACAAAAAACATGGCACCAACCCGTTCTCGGCGTGCCTGCCACTGTTGATCCAGGCACCGTTCTTCCTGGCGCTTTTCCAGGTGCTGTCCGGAATTTCCAACGCATCGCGCGAGGGTGAAGGCATCGGGGTGATGGGCCATGACCAGGTGGTCCAGTTCGACTCGTCCAGCATCTTCGGGGCGCCGCTGTCAGCTTCCCTGCTGCACGGCGGCGGCGAGCCGGCCGCCGTGGCCGTGCTCGCCGTCGTCATGATCCTGGTGATGATTGCGAGCCAATTCCTGACGCAGAAACTTGTTGCCTCACGGACCATGGCCGGCCAGGACAGTGAAAGTCCGCTGATGCGCCAGCAGCAAGTCCTTCTGTACGTCCTGCCCGTGGTCTTCGGTGTGGGCGGGATCTTCTTTCCCATCGGGGTCCTGGTCTACTGGACAGTCTCCAACCTCTGGACCCTGGGACAGCAGTTCCTGGTGTCGCGGCAGCAGTGA
- a CDS encoding DEAD/DEAH box helicase, whose protein sequence is MPENQNETTTEATAGIEFTEPAAPAAEAAGVTAEAPEAAPAAAAAKAEEAPAPKADEDEEDGVRFADLGIDGRVLAALQDVGYEKPSPIQAATIPLLLEGRDVVGLAQTGTGKTAAFAVPALSRLAELHDLNGPSRKTQALVLAPTRELALQVAEAFTSYAKHIDDFTVLPVYGGSAYGPQLAGLRRGAQVVVGTPGRVIDHISKGSLDLSELQYLVLDEADEMLRMGFAEDVEQIFQQTPSDRQVALFSATMPSQIRRMSKQYLNNPAEISVKSKTTTGANTRQRYLQVMGPHKLDAMTRILEVEEFDGVIAFVRTKMATEDLADKLKARGFQAAAINGDIPQQQRERTVDALKEGRIDILVATDVAARGLDVERISHVVNYDIPHDTESYVHRIGRTGRAGRSGEAILFMTPREKYLLRAIEKATRQPVEQMHLPTAETVNSLRLGKFAERITETLESEDVSMFRDLISSYEEEHKVPAAEIAAALAVMAQGGQPLLVKELPAAPEFQKRERSKDGFGSRGPTRALTEGNATYRIAVGRRQRVMPGSIVGAIANEGGISSAQIGGIDIRSDHSLVELPADLSAEQLRALSRTRIGGELIHLELDNGRKPSGDRGAYQGNRGGERGGNFKGNGGFKKEFRKNDGERSSADRGGRSYSERSFSDRGQAGDSRFGGHGDGSRKPRSGGDSGHRDFNRKGKW, encoded by the coding sequence ATGCCCGAAAACCAGAACGAAACCACCACCGAAGCAACCGCCGGCATCGAATTCACCGAGCCCGCTGCCCCCGCAGCAGAGGCCGCCGGCGTAACCGCTGAAGCTCCCGAAGCCGCCCCGGCCGCTGCCGCAGCGAAGGCCGAAGAAGCGCCGGCACCCAAGGCTGACGAGGACGAAGAAGACGGCGTGCGCTTCGCCGATCTTGGCATCGACGGCCGTGTCCTGGCCGCCCTGCAGGATGTCGGCTACGAAAAGCCGTCCCCCATCCAGGCAGCCACCATCCCGCTGCTGCTCGAAGGCCGCGACGTGGTGGGCCTGGCCCAGACCGGAACCGGTAAGACTGCAGCATTCGCAGTACCGGCACTGTCCCGCCTGGCCGAGCTCCACGACCTCAACGGCCCGTCCCGCAAGACCCAGGCCCTGGTTCTGGCCCCCACCCGTGAGCTTGCCCTCCAGGTGGCGGAAGCGTTCACTTCCTACGCCAAGCACATCGACGACTTCACTGTGCTGCCCGTCTACGGCGGCTCCGCCTACGGCCCCCAGCTCGCCGGCCTGCGCCGCGGCGCCCAGGTGGTTGTCGGTACCCCCGGCCGCGTGATCGACCACATCTCCAAGGGTTCCCTGGACCTGTCCGAGCTCCAGTACCTGGTGCTGGACGAGGCTGACGAAATGCTGCGCATGGGCTTCGCCGAAGACGTGGAGCAGATCTTCCAGCAGACCCCGTCGGACCGCCAGGTTGCGCTGTTCTCGGCCACCATGCCGAGCCAGATCCGCCGCATGTCCAAGCAGTACCTGAACAACCCGGCCGAGATCTCCGTCAAGTCCAAGACCACCACCGGCGCCAACACCCGCCAGCGGTACCTGCAGGTCATGGGCCCGCACAAGCTCGATGCCATGACCCGCATCCTCGAGGTGGAAGAGTTCGACGGTGTTATCGCCTTCGTGCGCACCAAGATGGCCACCGAGGACCTGGCTGACAAGCTGAAGGCACGCGGTTTCCAGGCTGCCGCCATCAACGGCGACATCCCGCAGCAGCAGCGTGAGCGCACTGTGGACGCACTGAAGGAAGGCCGGATCGACATCCTGGTGGCCACCGACGTCGCCGCCCGTGGCCTGGACGTGGAGCGCATCAGCCACGTGGTCAACTACGACATCCCGCACGACACCGAGTCCTACGTGCACCGTATCGGCCGCACGGGCCGCGCGGGCCGCAGCGGTGAGGCGATCCTGTTCATGACGCCGCGGGAGAAGTACCTGCTGCGCGCCATCGAAAAGGCCACCCGCCAGCCGGTGGAGCAGATGCACCTGCCCACCGCCGAGACCGTGAACTCGCTGCGCCTGGGCAAGTTCGCCGAGCGCATCACCGAGACCCTTGAGTCCGAGGACGTCTCGATGTTCCGCGACCTGATCTCTTCCTACGAGGAAGAGCACAAGGTGCCGGCAGCAGAAATCGCTGCGGCACTGGCCGTCATGGCCCAGGGCGGGCAGCCGCTGCTGGTCAAGGAACTGCCCGCTGCTCCCGAGTTCCAGAAGCGCGAACGCTCCAAGGACGGCTTCGGCTCCCGTGGGCCCACCCGTGCGCTGACCGAGGGCAACGCCACCTACCGCATCGCGGTGGGCCGCCGCCAGCGCGTCATGCCCGGCTCCATCGTTGGTGCCATTGCCAACGAGGGCGGCATCTCCTCCGCGCAGATCGGCGGCATCGACATCCGCTCGGACCACTCCCTGGTGGAGCTGCCCGCGGACCTGAGCGCCGAGCAGCTGCGTGCCCTGTCCCGCACCCGGATCGGCGGCGAGCTGATCCACCTCGAGCTGGACAACGGCCGCAAGCCCTCCGGTGACCGTGGCGCCTACCAGGGCAACCGCGGCGGCGAGCGTGGCGGCAACTTCAAGGGCAACGGCGGGTTCAAGAAGGAATTCCGCAAGAACGATGGCGAGCGGTCCTCCGCTGACCGTGGTGGCCGTTCGTACAGCGAGCGTTCCTTCAGCGACCGTGGCCAGGCGGGCGACTCCCGCTTCGGCGGGCACGGCGATGGCTCCCGCAAGCCCCGCAGCGGCGGCGACAGCGGACACCGCGACTTCAACCGTAAGGGCAAGTGGTAA
- a CDS encoding MOSC domain-containing protein codes for MESGSVLAVCRVHQLIGDQGNVGVTAIDKRPANGPVKVHKLGLRGDIQANRVHHGGEDQAVYAYSQADADYWAGALGRELPPGSFGENLRVSGIEATHAVIGERWKVGPGVELEVTSPRTPCATFQRRMKEPQWVKRFTEEGRVGAYLRVIRTGSIRAGDPIERTFVPRHGVTIGRWFSAPDAEVIEALRRAEADGEIRLQDEYHTKFRVLLRRLGQ; via the coding sequence ATGGAATCAGGTTCTGTCCTCGCCGTCTGCCGCGTCCACCAACTGATCGGGGACCAGGGGAACGTTGGCGTCACGGCCATCGACAAGCGCCCGGCAAACGGGCCCGTGAAGGTCCACAAGCTGGGCCTGCGCGGCGACATCCAGGCCAACAGGGTGCACCACGGCGGGGAGGACCAGGCCGTCTACGCCTACTCCCAGGCCGACGCCGATTACTGGGCCGGCGCTTTGGGTCGGGAACTGCCGCCGGGCTCCTTTGGCGAGAACCTGCGGGTGTCCGGCATCGAAGCCACCCACGCCGTCATCGGGGAGCGCTGGAAGGTGGGGCCCGGCGTCGAACTCGAAGTGACGTCCCCGCGCACCCCCTGCGCCACGTTCCAGCGCCGCATGAAGGAACCCCAGTGGGTGAAGCGGTTCACCGAGGAGGGGCGGGTGGGGGCTTACCTGCGGGTCATCCGCACCGGCAGCATCCGGGCCGGCGATCCCATCGAGCGGACCTTCGTGCCGCGCCACGGCGTCACCATCGGCAGATGGTTCAGTGCGCCGGACGCCGAGGTCATCGAGGCCCTCCGCAGGGCAGAGGCCGACGGCGAGATCAGGCTCCAGGACGAATACCACACCAAGTTCCGGGTGCTTTTGCGGCGGCTGGGGCAGTAG
- a CDS encoding Tat pathway signal protein — protein MDPNEDPSKAQDKGPGGGSGQVPPEPGAGSSAKPPPWQVPKPDLRPELLNEPVTPVDPFGREREKQLNDAAARKKRSQRRTVVVGLGVTALLAGTITAVVASNEDDPEYAQVCFNDETGERVEDRSCESSAGRGGGIYAWYFFSRGAYVPPIGQNRSTAPNYTRTVPSGAKASTGYSSQGGTVSRGGFGSSAKSGSSGGGGKVSGG, from the coding sequence ATGGACCCGAACGAGGACCCCAGCAAAGCGCAGGACAAAGGGCCGGGCGGAGGCTCCGGGCAGGTGCCTCCGGAACCGGGCGCGGGCAGCAGCGCCAAGCCTCCGCCCTGGCAGGTCCCCAAGCCGGACCTGCGCCCCGAACTCCTCAATGAACCGGTCACCCCTGTGGACCCCTTCGGCCGGGAGCGGGAAAAACAGCTCAACGATGCAGCAGCGCGGAAGAAGCGCTCCCAGCGGCGCACCGTGGTGGTGGGACTCGGCGTGACGGCGCTGCTGGCCGGAACCATTACGGCAGTGGTGGCCAGCAATGAGGACGACCCCGAGTACGCACAGGTGTGCTTCAACGACGAAACCGGCGAGCGCGTGGAGGACAGGAGCTGCGAAAGCTCGGCGGGGAGGGGTGGCGGGATCTACGCCTGGTATTTCTTCTCCCGTGGCGCCTACGTCCCGCCGATTGGCCAGAACCGGTCAACCGCGCCCAATTACACCAGGACCGTTCCCAGCGGTGCCAAAGCGTCCACGGGCTACAGCAGCCAGGGCGGCACGGTCAGCCGCGGCGGTTTCGGCTCCAGCGCCAAGAGCGGCTCAAGCGGTGGCGGCGGCAAGGTTTCGGGAGGCTGA